A region of the Candidatus Rokuibacteriota bacterium genome:
TCCCCATCCGCGAGATCCTGAAACGCGTCCGCCCGAAGCCCGAGGCGCGCGCCGTGATGATCCACGCCGACCACGGCTACACGACCAATCTCCCGCTGGACGAGCTGGTGCAGGACGACGTGCTCCTGGCACTGAGACATGACGGGCGGGACCTCGATCCCGAGCATGGCGGCCCGCTCCGGCTCGTGGTGCCGCGGCTCTACTTCTGGAAGAGCGCCAAGTGGCTCCGCGGCTTCGAGTTCCTCGACGTGAATCCGCCGGGCTTCTGGGAGGTCAACGGCTACCACATGCGCGCCGACCCCTGGAAGGAGGAGCGGTACTCCGACCAGGAGACCCGCGCGATGCAGCAGATGCGCGCCGAGGCGGCGCGCAGGCTCCGCGCCCGATGACCGCGAGCCCGGAGGCGCGGTTCCAGACCCTCCACGAGATCGTCAGGGCCGCGCGCCAGAACCTCGAGCCGGGCCCCTGGGACTATCTCGTGGGCGGCGCCGAGAGCGAGACGACCCTGCGGCGCAACCGCCAGGCGCTGGACTCCATCGCCTTCCGCCCGCGGGTCCTGCGGGACGTCACGCGCATCGACGGCACCTCGGCGCTGTTCGGGCGGCCGGTCCGCCTGCCGGTCCTGGTCGCCCCGGTCGGGTCCATCGAGACCTTCACCCCGGGCGGCGGCGCCACCGCCGCTCGGGCGGCGGAGGAATTCGGCATCCCGCTCATGCTGTCCTCGGTCTGCACGCCGGGGCTCGAGGCCGTCGCGGCGGCGGCCGACGCCTTCCGCCTCTTCCAGCTCTACGTACGCGGCGACGACGGCTGGGTGGACGATCACGTCAAGCGGGCGGTGGATCACGGCTACGCCGCTTTCTGCCTCACGGTGGACACCGCCGTCTACAGCCGCCGCGAGCGCGACCTCGCCCGGCGCTTCGTGAAGCCCTGGCGCGTGCGTGCCACGGGCTTCGACTATCAGGCGGGCCTCACCTGGGACCACGTCAAGCGGTTCAAGGACACCCACGCGATCCCGCTGATCCTCAAGGGCATCGTCACGGCGGAGGACGCGGGGCTTGCCTGTGACCTCGGCGTCGACGGCATCTACGTGTCGAACCACGGCGGGCGGCAACTCGATCACGGCCGCGGCACGACGGAGGCGCTCCCGGAAGTGGTGGCCGCCGTGGCCGGCCGGGCGCCGGTCCTCGTGGATGGCGGGTTCCTGCGCGGCACCGACATCGTCAAGGCGGTGGCCCTGGGGGCAGCCATGGTCGGGATCGGGCGGCTGGCCTGCTTCGGGCTGGCGGCCGCGGGGCAGGCGGGTCTCGTCCGCGTCCTGGAGCTGCTGGAGGAGGAGATCCGCATCTGTCTCGGGCTCCTGGGCGTGGAGCGGCTGGCGCAGCTCGGCGGCTCCCACCTGCACGGGGCGACGCCGGTGGCCCCGCCGCACGTGACCAGCGCCTTCCCCCTCCTGGACGAGGCAATCCCCTCGTGACGGGCGTGCGCTTCGGGCAGCCGGCGCCCGACTTCACGCTTCCTTCCACTGCCGGGGCGGATGTCACCCTCTCCGCCCTCCGCGGGCAGGACGTGGTGCTCGTCTTCTACTGCTTCGACTGGGGGAGCATCTGAACGCCGGAGCTCACCGGCCTGGTCCAGGTCGACCCTCGGCTCCGGGCGCGCGGCGCCGTTCTCCTCGGCATCAGCGCGGACAGCACCTTCTCGCATGCGGCCTACGCCGCGGCGCGCGGCTTCCCCTTTCCGCTCCTGAGTGATATCCACCGGACGGTGATCCGCGCCTACGGGGTGCTGGACGAGGCGCGGAACGTCGCCTGGCGCTCGACCTTCATCGTGGACCGCGAGGGCGCGCTCCGCTGGGGCCAGGCGGGCGACCGTCACATGGTCCGCGACGGCGGCGAGATCCTGCGCGTCCTCGACGTGATCGCGAGCCTCCGCGTGCGCTGACCCGGCCCGATGATCGCATAGGGGATCCCGTGGGCGCTGAGGAAGCCGTGAAGTCGCCAGGCGGTCTCGAACTGCCGGTTCACCGGATCCCGGCGAGACGGCGCCGGAGGGCCACGCGGGCCGCGATGGCCCACCGATCGAGCGCGGCCTGATCGGCCCGGCCCCGGCGGACGTCATCGCCGGGCGCGGGGCACCCGGGCGAGGGCCAGCGTGGCGCCCAGGGCCGGCAGCGCGGCCGTGAGCAGGAACAGGAGCCGGAAGCCCGCATGCGGCAGGATCATCCCCGAGCCGATGGCGCCCCCGGCGATTGCCAGCTCCAGCGCCGTGTAGTAGGTCCCCATCGCCTTGCCCCGCTCGGCCGCCGGCACGAGGTCCACGGTCCAGGCCATGAGGGGCGGCTGTGCGGTCCCGAAGCCGAGGCCGTGAAGCGCGCCCGCTAGCACGAGCCCCCACGGCCCGCGACTCGCTGCCAGGGCCGCCAGGCCCGCGGCGGTGAAAACGAGGCCGATGGCTGCCACCGGGGCGCGCCCCAGCCGGTCCGAGACCTGCCCCGCATAGCCCCTCACGGAGGCCACCACCAGCGCGAGCACGAGGAAGAAGAGGCCCGGGTTCGTGCCCTGGGATTCCGCGTAGAGCGGGAGATACGCCGCCATCAGCCCGTGAGTCCACATGAGGCAGACGACGATGAGGCAGGGGTAGGCCACCCTGCGGCTCAGCATCGCCCCGAGGCCGAGCCGGACGGCTGTCAGCGCCGGCAGTGTCTCGCGCTGCACGACGGCCAGGGCCAGCGTTGCCAGGGCGACGGTGGCCGAGATGGCGAAGAGCCAGGAGAAGCCCAGGCGCCCGGAGAGCCAGACGGCGATCAACGGTCCGAGCGCCAGCGCGACGTTCCCGGCGGCGCCCCAGAATCCCAGGATCTCCCCCCGACGCGCGGGCGGTGCCAGATCCGCGACCATGGCGGCGCACGCGGTGGGATAGAGCCCCATGCCGGCGCCGTGAACGAGGCGCACGCCGAGCAGCGCCATGGCCGTCCGGCTCACGCCATAGAGAAGGGAGGCGGCGAGGAAGAGCGCCGCGCCCGCCAGCATGAGCGGCCGGCGGCCGAAGTGGTCCGCGGCCCAGCCGGCCAGAGGCTTCACGAGCATGGAAGAGACCGCGAAGACACCGATGATGAGGCCGATGAGGGACTCCGGGATGCCCAGTCCGCGCGCGTACAGCGGCAGCGCCGGAAGCAGCAGGTAGAAAGAGAGGAAGAAGGTGAAGGCGCCGACCCAGAGGAGCAGGAACTGCGGCGAGAGGATGCGGCCGGTGGAGGCGTTCACCGGCGGAGTCTATTCCCGCCGGGCGCATGAGGTCAACCGCAGCCGGTGGCGCGCCGCCCGGGGCCTCCGGGCCCCCGAGGCGCTCGGGAGGCCGCCCGACATCCTCTGCCTTCACGGCCCTCGGACAGCGCCAAGGGGACGGTCCCGCCGGCACAGCTCCTGCCCGCTGTTGGAGTTGACACTTCAATTCATCATGATAGATTGAACTCGATGTTCGCGCGGCGGCTCAAGCTACCTCCCCCGGGCACCGAGACGTTCTTCCTGTGGGGACCCCGCCAGACGGGGAAGACTACCCTTCTCCAGGCCGCCTACCCCGACGCGCTGTGGATCGACCTGCTCAAGGCGGAGGAGTACCGGCGCTACGTGCAGAATCCCGAGCTGCTCCGCGGAGAGCTCGCGGCTCGCCCATCCGTCCGCCAGGTGGTCATCGACGAGGTGCAGAAGGTCCCGCAGCTCCTCGACGAGGCCCACTGGCTTCACGAGCGCCGAGGGATCCGCCTCGCCCTGTGCGGGTCGAGCGCCAGGAAGGTCAAGCGCGGCCAGGCCAACCTCCTCGGCGGCCGGGCCGTTCGCTACGAGCTGCTCGGCCTGACCGCGCGGGAGATCGGCCGGGAGTTCGATCTCGACCGCATGCTGAACCACGGGTACCTGCCGCTGATCTACCTGTCGAACGAGCCCCGACGGCTCCTCAACAGCTACGTCGCCGACTACTTGAAGGAGGAGGTCGCCGCGGAGGGACTCGTGCGCACCCTCCCGGTGTTCTCCGAGTTCCTCAACATCGCCGCCCTCTCCGACGCCGAGATCGTCAACTTCTCGACCATCGCGCGCGAGTGCGGCGTCTCGAGTCACACCGTCAAGGGGTACTTCGGGATCCTGGAGGACACGCTCCTCGGCCGCTGGCTCCCCGCCCATACCAGGCGCCCCAAGCGTCGGGTGATCGGCGCCCCCAAGTTCTACTTCGCCGACACGGGCGTCGTGAATCACCTTGCCCGTCGGGGCGAGCTCCACCGGGGCTCCGAGCTGTACGGCAAGGCCTTCGAGAACTGGGTCTTCCACGAGCTCTCCGCGCACAACGCGTACGCCGAGAGGTTCGCCACGCTGAGCCACTGGCGTGTCGCCAGCGGTATCGAGGTCGACTTCGTCGTCAACGACATGCAGCTCGCCATCGAGGCCAAGGCCACTGCCAGGATCACGGCGGACCACCTGAAGGGGCTGCGGTCCCTCGCCCGGGACCATCCTCGGCTCAAGCGGCGGGTCGTCGTCTGCCTCGAGGCCAAGAGCCGCCGCACCGAGGACGGAAT
Encoded here:
- a CDS encoding sulfite oxidase-like oxidoreductase; this encodes MKDMPPDLAHRVPPGQVLTDKWPVLTYGLTPRFDPTRWSFRCFGLVEEEVRFSWEEFLALPRTEVVCDIHCVTRWSRLDNRFEGVPIREILKRVRPKPEARAVMIHADHGYTTNLPLDELVQDDVLLALRHDGRDLDPEHGGPLRLVVPRLYFWKSAKWLRGFEFLDVNPPGFWEVNGYHMRADPWKEERYSDQETRAMQQMRAEAARRLRAR
- a CDS encoding alpha-hydroxy-acid oxidizing protein, whose translation is MTASPEARFQTLHEIVRAARQNLEPGPWDYLVGGAESETTLRRNRQALDSIAFRPRVLRDVTRIDGTSALFGRPVRLPVLVAPVGSIETFTPGGGATAARAAEEFGIPLMLSSVCTPGLEAVAAAADAFRLFQLYVRGDDGWVDDHVKRAVDHGYAAFCLTVDTAVYSRRERDLARRFVKPWRVRATGFDYQAGLTWDHVKRFKDTHAIPLILKGIVTAEDAGLACDLGVDGIYVSNHGGRQLDHGRGTTEALPEVVAAVAGRAPVLVDGGFLRGTDIVKAVALGAAMVGIGRLACFGLAAAGQAGLVRVLELLEEEIRICLGLLGVERLAQLGGSHLHGATPVAPPHVTSAFPLLDEAIPS
- a CDS encoding redoxin domain-containing protein — encoded protein: MTGVRFGQPAPDFTLPSTAGADVTLSALRGQDVVLVFYCFDWGSI
- a CDS encoding redoxin domain-containing protein; this translates as MVQVDPRLRARGAVLLGISADSTFSHAAYAAARGFPFPLLSDIHRTVIRAYGVLDEARNVAWRSTFIVDREGALRWGQAGDRHMVRDGGEILRVLDVIASLRVR
- a CDS encoding MFS transporter, which produces MNASTGRILSPQFLLLWVGAFTFFLSFYLLLPALPLYARGLGIPESLIGLIIGVFAVSSMLVKPLAGWAADHFGRRPLMLAGAALFLAASLLYGVSRTAMALLGVRLVHGAGMGLYPTACAAMVADLAPPARRGEILGFWGAAGNVALALGPLIAVWLSGRLGFSWLFAISATVALATLALAVVQRETLPALTAVRLGLGAMLSRRVAYPCLIVVCLMWTHGLMAAYLPLYAESQGTNPGLFFLVLALVVASVRGYAGQVSDRLGRAPVAAIGLVFTAAGLAALAASRGPWGLVLAGALHGLGFGTAQPPLMAWTVDLVPAAERGKAMGTYYTALELAIAGGAIGSGMILPHAGFRLLFLLTAALPALGATLALARVPRARR
- a CDS encoding ATP-binding protein, with translation MFARRLKLPPPGTETFFLWGPRQTGKTTLLQAAYPDALWIDLLKAEEYRRYVQNPELLRGELAARPSVRQVVIDEVQKVPQLLDEAHWLHERRGIRLALCGSSARKVKRGQANLLGGRAVRYELLGLTAREIGREFDLDRMLNHGYLPLIYLSNEPRRLLNSYVADYLKEEVAAEGLVRTLPVFSEFLNIAALSDAEIVNFSTIARECGVSSHTVKGYFGILEDTLLGRWLPAHTRRPKRRVIGAPKFYFADTGVVNHLARRGELHRGSELYGKAFENWVFHELSAHNAYAERFATLSHWRVASGIEVDFVVNDMQLAIEAKATARITADHLKGLRSLARDHPRLKRRVVVCLEAKSRRTEDGILILGAGDFTEQLDAGNLF